A stretch of the Desulfobacter sp. genome encodes the following:
- the fumC gene encoding class II fumarate hydratase yields MDTRVEKDTMGQIEVPAQAYWGAQTQRALENFSMGEEPMPKEIIQAFGYVKKAAALVNASFGRLSCQKKESIVQVCDEIISGELDGYFPLKVWQTGSGTQTNMNMNEVISNRAHVLAGHVLGETIPEIHPNDHVNCSQSSNDTFPTAMHLAGVILLKTTTLPGLTVLARALDQKSRDWADIVKTGRTHFMDAVPLTLGQEFSGYASMVFGAISRIESDLERLYQLAMGGTAVGTGLNCPPGFDRAVAETLAKLTGHPFVTAPNKFEALAAHDALVASHGSLKASAVSLMKIANDIRMLGSGPRCGIAELRLPANEPGSSIMPGKVNPTQAEALTMACAQVMGNDTAITIAGASGHFELNVFKPLIIANYIQSARLLGESALCFARKCVQGLEPNLEVIQTHLENSLMLVTALNPHLGYDKAAQIAKHAHEKGVTLKQAALTLDLVRADEFDDLVDPLSMTQPRDINE; encoded by the coding sequence ATGGACACACGGGTGGAAAAAGATACCATGGGGCAGATCGAGGTGCCGGCCCAGGCCTATTGGGGGGCCCAGACCCAGCGGGCTCTGGAAAATTTTTCCATGGGAGAAGAGCCCATGCCAAAAGAAATCATCCAGGCCTTTGGATATGTTAAAAAAGCCGCTGCCTTGGTAAATGCCTCTTTTGGCCGATTATCTTGTCAAAAAAAAGAATCCATTGTCCAGGTCTGTGATGAAATTATTTCAGGGGAGTTGGACGGGTATTTTCCTTTAAAAGTCTGGCAGACCGGATCCGGCACCCAGACCAATATGAATATGAATGAAGTCATCTCCAACAGGGCCCATGTTCTGGCAGGTCATGTTCTGGGAGAGACAATCCCTGAGATTCATCCCAATGACCATGTGAATTGCTCCCAGTCCTCCAATGACACCTTTCCTACAGCCATGCATTTGGCAGGGGTGATTTTGCTTAAAACCACCACCCTGCCCGGACTGACCGTGCTGGCCCGGGCTTTGGATCAAAAATCCAGGGATTGGGCAGATATTGTCAAAACCGGGCGGACCCATTTTATGGATGCCGTACCCCTGACCCTGGGCCAGGAATTTTCAGGCTATGCCAGCATGGTCTTTGGGGCCATATCCCGGATTGAATCAGACCTTGAAAGGCTGTATCAACTGGCCATGGGCGGCACTGCCGTGGGCACCGGGCTCAACTGCCCTCCGGGATTTGACAGGGCAGTGGCCGAAACGCTGGCAAAACTCACCGGCCATCCCTTTGTCACAGCCCCAAACAAGTTTGAGGCCCTGGCTGCACACGACGCGCTCGTGGCCTCCCACGGCAGTTTAAAGGCATCTGCCGTCAGCCTGATGAAAATTGCCAATGATATCAGGATGCTGGGCTCAGGCCCCCGGTGCGGGATAGCAGAACTTCGCCTGCCAGCCAATGAACCGGGATCATCCATCATGCCGGGCAAGGTCAATCCCACCCAGGCCGAAGCCCTGACCATGGCCTGTGCCCAGGTTATGGGCAATGATACGGCCATCACCATTGCAGGGGCATCCGGTCATTTTGAACTCAACGTGTTCAAGCCTTTGATCATTGCCAACTATATCCAGTCTGCACGGCTTTTGGGAGAAAGCGCCCTGTGTTTTGCCCGCAAATGTGTTCAGGGTCTTGAGCCGAACCTGGAGGTGATCCAGACCCATCTTGAAAATTCCCTGATGCTGGTAACGGCCTTAAATCCCCATTTGGGCTATGACAAGGCTGCCCAGATTGCCAAACATGCCCATGAAAAAGGGGTGACCTTGAAACAGGCAGCTCTGACTCTGGATTTAGTCCGGGCGGACGAGTTTGACGATCTGGTCGATCCCCTGTCCATGACCCAGCCCCGGGATATAAATGAATAA